A window from Candidatus Arthromitus sp. SFB-rat-Yit encodes these proteins:
- the infC gene encoding translation initiation factor IF-3 — MANIAKDVQINGEIKFKELRVIDSDGSQLGIMQARDALKIAEDRELDLVVISPTANPPVSRIMDYGKHVYELSKRQKEARKNQKTINIKEIRVSPSIEEHDINIKANNAKKFLKSGDKVKITVRFRGREADYSYIGEKILDNFIEILKEYGAPDKKAKLEGRNMSLIMSPKK; from the coding sequence GTGGCTAATATAGCAAAGGATGTTCAAATTAATGGTGAAATTAAATTTAAAGAGTTGAGGGTTATAGATAGTGATGGTTCTCAGCTTGGAATTATGCAAGCAAGGGATGCGTTGAAAATTGCAGAGGATAGAGAATTAGATTTAGTAGTTATTTCACCGACTGCGAATCCACCAGTATCTAGGATAATGGATTATGGTAAGCATGTTTATGAATTGTCTAAAAGACAAAAAGAAGCGAGGAAAAATCAAAAGACTATAAATATTAAAGAGATAAGAGTTAGTCCGTCTATAGAAGAACATGATATCAATATAAAAGCTAATAATGCTAAGAAGTTTTTAAAAAGTGGAGATAAAGTAAAGATTACCGTAAGATTTAGAGGAAGAGAAGCAGACTATAGTTACATAGGAGAAAAGATATTAGATAATTTTATTGAGATATTAAAAGAATATGGAGCTCCAGATAAAAAAGCCAAATTAGAAGGTAGAAACATGAGCTTAATTATGTCTCCAAAGAAATAA
- the rpmI gene encoding 50S ribosomal protein L35 — MPKMKTKKAIAKRFRVTGTGNLKRARAFKQHILTKKSAKRKRNLRKVGYVSVTQLKTMKKLLPYV; from the coding sequence ATGCCAAAAATGAAAACTAAGAAAGCTATTGCAAAAAGATTTAGGGTTACAGGAACTGGAAATTTGAAAAGAGCACGTGCTTTTAAACAACATATTCTTACTAAGAAATCTGCAAAGAGAAAGAGAAATTTAAGAAAAGTTGGGTATGTTTCAGTTACGCAATTAAAGACTATGAAAAAATTATTACCATATGTTTAA
- the rplT gene encoding 50S ribosomal protein L20, which produces MARVKRAVNARKNHKKVLKLAKGYYGAKSKLFKTANETVIRALWNSYVGRRLRKRDFRKLWITRINAGVREHGLSYSRFIFGLKNANVNINRKMLSEMAINDKAAFAELVKIAKESLNK; this is translated from the coding sequence ATGGCTAGAGTTAAAAGAGCTGTTAATGCACGTAAAAATCATAAAAAAGTTTTGAAATTAGCTAAAGGTTACTATGGAGCGAAGTCAAAGTTATTTAAAACTGCTAATGAAACAGTTATTCGTGCTTTATGGAATTCTTATGTAGGAAGAAGATTAAGAAAGCGTGATTTTAGAAAACTTTGGATAACAAGAATAAATGCTGGTGTTAGAGAGCATGGATTAAGTTATTCAAGATTTATATTCGGATTAAAGAATGCTAATGTTAACATAAACAGAAAAATGTTATCAGAAATGGCTATAAACGATAAAGCTGCTTTTGCTGAACTTGTAAAAATTGCTAAAGAAAGTTTAAACAAATAA
- a CDS encoding TrkH family potassium uptake protein yields MRIKLKSFRKLYPVQILALFFVVVIIIGSFLLSLPISNNSGISTNYLDALFTATSATSVTGLVILDTGTYWSSFGTTIILLLIQIGGLGIMSFTTFGVLKYGNKISLYTSLLMKEALNVDELQGMSRMMRYVIIFVMVTELLGMILFSFVFVPKYGLSHGLYVSLFTSISAFCNAGFDIFGNFSSLTSYYNNAYVLIVCMILIILGGIGFSIITEFINYRYTRKISVTTKIVLIVTLFLIIVGALLYFIFEYDNPLTFQNMSLGEKILNSFFSSVSPRTAGFNSIDLANIRSGTVFLTCILMLIGGSPGSTAGGIKTSTVGVIILTIYHYMRNKNRTIVLGKEIPSKTINKAFILTFVALFFISTFVILISIADKGASFRSIVFEVFSAFNTVGLSFGLTPELNSIGKILLILAMYLGRVGTLTLIFAFTNTHDGPKKSNAIKYPEVKITVG; encoded by the coding sequence GTGAGGATTAAATTGAAAAGTTTTAGGAAGCTATATCCTGTACAAATATTAGCATTATTTTTTGTAGTTGTAATAATAATTGGTAGTTTTTTATTGAGTTTACCTATATCAAACAATTCTGGAATTTCAACTAATTACTTAGATGCGTTATTTACAGCTACTTCAGCTACTTCTGTAACTGGGCTTGTAATTTTAGATACTGGTACATATTGGAGTTCGTTTGGAACAACTATAATTTTGTTATTAATTCAAATTGGTGGACTTGGTATAATGTCGTTTACTACATTTGGAGTTCTTAAATATGGAAATAAGATTTCTTTATATACGAGTCTTTTGATGAAAGAGGCTTTGAATGTAGATGAATTACAAGGAATGTCACGCATGATGAGGTATGTAATTATATTTGTTATGGTTACTGAATTGCTTGGTATGATTCTTTTTAGTTTTGTATTTGTACCTAAGTATGGTTTATCTCATGGATTGTATGTAAGTTTATTTACATCTATATCTGCATTTTGTAATGCGGGATTTGATATTTTTGGAAATTTTTCCAGTCTAACTTCTTATTATAACAATGCTTATGTTCTTATTGTTTGTATGATTTTAATAATTTTGGGTGGTATAGGTTTTAGTATAATAACTGAATTTATAAATTACAGATATACAAGAAAAATATCTGTAACGACTAAGATTGTTTTAATTGTAACATTGTTTTTAATAATAGTGGGAGCACTTTTATATTTTATATTTGAGTATGATAATCCATTAACTTTTCAGAATATGAGTTTGGGTGAAAAGATACTTAATAGTTTTTTTTCATCAGTATCACCTAGAACTGCAGGATTTAATTCAATAGATTTGGCGAATATTAGATCTGGAACAGTATTTTTGACGTGTATTCTTATGTTAATTGGAGGTTCTCCAGGATCTACGGCTGGAGGGATAAAAACAAGCACAGTTGGTGTTATAATATTAACGATATATCATTATATGAGAAATAAAAATAGAACTATCGTATTAGGGAAGGAAATCCCCTCTAAAACAATAAATAAAGCTTTTATCTTGACATTTGTTGCTTTGTTTTTCATAAGTACATTTGTTATATTAATTTCTATAGCTGATAAAGGAGCGTCGTTTAGATCTATAGTATTTGAAGTTTTTTCAGCATTTAATACTGTTGGTTTGAGTTTTGGTTTGACTCCTGAATTGAATAGTATAGGTAAAATATTACTTATTTTGGCTATGTATTTAGGAAGAGTGGGAACTTTGACGTTAATTTTTGCATTTACAAATACGCACGATGGACCTAAGAAAAGTAATGCTATAAAATATCCAGAGGTTAAAATTACGGTTGGATAA
- a CDS encoding potassium channel family protein, which yields MRKKQFVVIGIGRFGFSVATSLYRAGYDVLAIDKDIEKIEEISTEVTHALALDATDEKSLFSVNISDYDTAIIAIGGSIQESLLVTLLVKDAGISDIICKGQGELHGKLLKKIGARRVVLPEQEMGFRLANSLKFQSLFDYIEISKGSSIAEFTAPKEWINKTIGEIDIRAKHEVILIGIKKYPEYEMDVNINANTKIKEHDLLILLGRDDRLCKIQNKFTFVQKED from the coding sequence GTGAGAAAAAAACAATTTGTTGTAATAGGTATTGGGAGATTTGGTTTTAGTGTTGCGACTAGTCTTTATAGAGCGGGTTATGATGTGTTAGCAATAGATAAAGATATAGAAAAGATTGAAGAAATTTCTACTGAGGTTACTCATGCTTTAGCACTTGATGCTACAGATGAAAAATCATTATTTAGTGTTAACATTTCAGATTATGATACAGCTATAATTGCAATTGGAGGCAGTATACAAGAAAGTTTGCTTGTAACTTTACTTGTAAAAGATGCAGGCATATCAGATATTATATGTAAGGGACAAGGAGAACTACATGGAAAGCTTTTAAAGAAGATAGGGGCTAGAAGAGTTGTATTGCCGGAGCAAGAGATGGGATTTAGACTTGCAAATAGTTTAAAATTCCAAAGTTTATTCGACTACATAGAAATATCTAAGGGATCTTCAATTGCTGAATTTACTGCACCAAAGGAATGGATTAATAAAACTATAGGGGAAATTGATATTAGAGCAAAACATGAAGTAATATTAATAGGCATTAAGAAATATCCAGAATATGAAATGGATGTTAATATAAATGCAAATACAAAAATTAAAGAACACGATCTATTAATACTTTTAGGTAGAGATGATAGGTTGTGTAAAATACAAAACAAATTTACTTTTGTTCAAAAAGAGGATTAA